One window of Scheffersomyces stipitis CBS 6054 chromosome 1, whole genome shotgun sequence genomic DNA carries:
- the IRA2 gene encoding Ras GTPase activating protein RasGAP/neurofibromin, whose translation MDTPHDCAFIETLTGRLQSLLPNRTGHSVAEVELNPQFIVTKSILLNIHTARADAISYIFRCFGSNLSAINDEANGTRVQDRDERSLGSTLVLCRVLSEILKNNWKREKTLMNIDHTDLVSNYSRFYYYDRPNPIDPDAVVPLLDIFISLLSPNVMRKVLLLMTQCRPLQTQHLRHHYQQHLRQSYLILRPAATTTIYTEDIDNQIEVVLRFLSSANPEEYYDYIYNKIFKYSVREEIIPFPVLQKYAPLVKFMFFSRENSSRIAEDITRAVPLIKSVAWKQAFILFLAYSIKDQTFSRTQDYDYIIRLDRPEMQQLVKNLFDFCSTIYEDSLTAIPCGPFTLTWLVILCLEDFVELDCGKPLNKLRIAFNKRLKFLVTILKDSSNLVNLESFDSLINMFHLAARLEHHKLLDHPVYAFSLKYLDTTHTYLIKYGSHHLNDFAQDEEFGLKYDYLLVNFYIAALMLKPDQYLNIIIQNYNSYRENLKEVKIIIKIIKGLSELENARPLFEKIMQKMALPLKSMIFGSIKLLRQYDLEKQQVSSSQSSAASLFSDIISIESGHFGNSAEIQFSKKTILDHYINEISPSTTSNLNNSEALQEELHTHTHSTNQFVQDSSSQSSTTLSRTRYRVASTIEEILADAFHVFIACPDLYFNDFPLMSSESLGSQNQDELLHTIVQFCQEIVVPLRYAFKTKSVIQEDSRLFDAACALSMRFVDEDTELVAKYTVLSTFANYTTSNYIIQSICEAGVSLSLTDPKFKSIFLFINKFLQRREAFNPIICSNKIILDPNTSSVFEYGGGVVHAIEKILLLSLCTHDIQFYNIAKVTMKWYCNEVKKQAHLYKNNGQDIDENLLSTFEQVINDDFVFTGFVSLHKRFRNILRDAKPTKSLYQVWLVIYNRWLEMLDNKTSLNDENLVFRHFTGFLVSTSGCFLSEKFSINDPDQKEKSAKYISEFFDKCISLLTSQDLVIRVVVKDVLSNESHSDVYHLISTKLMNVANQYSEKMVYNDEAVLYIEQALVIITTMISIRNDGAFLLVSFLPTICEFFLKFISMLDNVTDQLRLKLRFCKLGIVLETNRSNVGLQGAFKLRNFYAKASAEWLESSVFGDENGDDSVNTSSNVSVKSGKDSEIAYLKIDLAVQCSKCLSLQVEEIVLEVPDGTKDSEIRKYKDIAFGNYFSLFYKIIQKYAASNITSGKSRHKLNQISDHVLKSISNILQYDTDIGMQFVLPMGYHENKKIRSIFLNVFSNMLASRKNRKVKEDFSESLTSQITDLQDIFGAIAEVASSTEHNLLASSLFGIFSYTKKLDNLFKVLLYDEVNTVSRSTDIFRRNSVLTRLLSNYARDHGLDYLENTLKPVIEDIVNNEVIFEVEKVDQGDSVVFMKYFNKLVDSIVSSAESLPDSFKFICAEVYRCVQKKFEDAALIAVGSFVFLRFLCPAIISPEAFFGINVTNPKVKRTLMQLVKVLQNTANGSLGLLKWPGLSSEVNELNNAQKKIFEFLKHVATQKVNGYPFQPLETKPVAEMKYLCKFIYTYFTSIKTKYLTGKINGSLHHKVSSFRVFDKIVKELGHPKPSVQLQITSPFKNYDPNNSANNQYNDFMTKMSMNQVDRPTDYPVIHISIFGDGTPVVTVNFKYLKSVENDVYLLVYKLFETASQVWENKFYMVFDFTEFIFLPELGALYVSLVKTYAPEQLFKNCARIYYFNVPRSNYEGLTKSMKTLRMIGYEYGTRIYTYSQVDSPEIITKLCLDPDTLAISRDTKVTFNHAKLYDVATKEFLPISIRIGRKWIQICSEDRVIFKGELTVTDSFVPVDVYRLSDITKCEISRTTDHDDEFSIYLNYEHQVVLRSYERSEILRFLYFTTSRLPKQASFAEVDKDMEHGEHKMHWFGRLYNIVFQGLLCNDEDVRSSASILFGSLSTYFDIDFRIKSSHARSLAFPADSTSFVVSISTHLARGIPEMSYRFFKAFFDNYEKLPEENKLSSIIYISPWIDNVYDYICLENEENGPGRVAELVRQFCRISFLNKEHIAFLNDYIWKKLFSEPRLASTLVDEVVAFAIDNKNDGPDWSFIIAVISPSIEVCGEVVSRLITAVGKAKKKDSAIAAKSKLFEIRVLVKICASLFFNSYALARLYLPDIVFFCTLFIDNMYLDFGADLQKLVINIIQSFLHKPDLSDDEQQVVDETIDYFSSQRAKMLFGVTRDISNSGADASQLYNRASNFEVLCDYLNDFIGALGSAEDKTTWRATWCSYAIDVAFSKESTFQSRAILVVGILSKSGINDSTACRSLKLIANGDISTLDFTTSISIATARILDGLPATSILPPVLIWPQFCFGLMNCAAIYQPSIQCLVTAVVKIIEIGSDYVEKAFQQRVYLEPYISDFEKSHNYEITRENFGVHIFFTLTQGLRVSQFRHTSVHCLQKYFKVRYKHRDRTSISGFFIYNNAIAYLVFIYLSLSDAAFEEYLEEIGLDTDYVVVAENVRLPSILVDFLLMDTDAPRITLIHAAYFYDSKSVDNLFKTKFLHIFDYLFQQKADIGFMIYHIVKSTLEENFLNTTSLDVVDTIANIMNIVYTAPNYSVEVYKKQVRKVLEDNKVTVIGEDKTMRKVDDIDTEEGFEVAIGSDMRKLQMMLYRSACLFVEGSRLED comes from the exons ATGGACACACCGCACGACTGTGCGTTCATCGAGACTCTCACGGGCCGTCTCCAGCTGTTGTTGCCCAACCGGACCGGCCACTCGGTAGCAGAGGTAGAGTTGAACCCACAGTTCATCGTCACGAAGCTGATACTCCTCAACATCCACACTGCACGCGCCGACGCCATATCGTACATCTTCCGGTGCTTTGGAAGCAACCTATCCGCTATCAACGACGAAGCTAATGGCACCCGAGTACAAGACAGAGACGAACGCCTGTTGGGCTCTACGCTTGTCCTCTGTAGAGTACTACTGGAGATcctcaagaacaattggaaaagagaaaagacaCTTATGAACATCGACCACACCGACTTGGTGCTGAACTACTCCCGCTTCTACTACTACGACAGACCGAACCCCATCGACCCCGATGCAGTGGTACCGTTGCtcgatatcttcatctcGTTGTTGTCGCCCAACGTGATGCGCAAGGTGCTTCTTCTC atgaCCCAGTGCCGCCCTCTTCAAACTCAACATCTAAGGCACCACTACCAGCAACATCTTCGTCAACTGTATCTCATACTCCGGCCAGCAGCAACTACAAC CATCTACACGGAAGATATCGACAACCAGATCGAGGTCGTTCTCCGCTTCCTCTCGTCAGCAAACCCCGAAGAGTACTACGactacatctacaacaaaatcttcaagtactcCGTGCGGGAGGAAATCATACCATTCCCCGTACTCCAGAAATACGCTCCCTTGGTCAAGTTCATGTTTTTCTCGCGCGAAAACAGTTCTCGTATTGCCGAAGACATCACCAGAGCTGTGCCTCTTATCAAATCGGTCGCCTGGAAACAGGCTttcattctctttttgGCGTACTCCATTAAGGACCAGACTTTTTCCCGGACGCAGGACTATGACTACATTATCAGACTTGACCGTCCAGAGATGCAACAACTTGTCAAAAACTTGTTCGACTTCTGCAGCACCATCTATGAAGACAGTTTGACAGCCATACCTTGTGGTCCTTTCACATTGACCTGGCTTGTGATTCTCTGCCTAGAAGATTTCGTAGAACTAGACTGTGGAAAGCCGCTCAACAAACTCCGCATAGCATTCAACAAACGACTCAAGTTTCTCGTGACGATCTTGAAGGACTCCtccaacttggtcaacttggaaagcttTGATTCGCTCATCAACATGTTCCACCTAGCGGCCAGACTTGAACACcacaagttgttggatcACCCAGTGTATGCATTTTCACTCAAATATTTGGATACGACCCATACTTATTTGATCAAGTACGGCCTGCATCATCTCAACGATTTTGCccaagatgaagagttTGGCCTTAAATACGACTACTTGCTAGTTAACTTCTACATTGCTGCACTTATGCTTAAGCCAGATCAGTACTTGAACATTATTATCCAGAACTACAACAGCTACAGAGAAAACCTCAAGGAGGTCAAGATCATCATCAAGATCATAAAGGGTTTGTCTGAGTTGGAAAATGCCAGACCTCTCTTTGAGAAGATTATGCAGAAGATGGCTTTACCCTTGAAATCTATGATATTTGGTTCTATCAAACTCTTGAGACAGTACGATTTGGAaaaacaacaagttctGTCGTCACAATCATCAGCAGCATCGCTATTTTCAGATATTATTAGCATAGAAAGCGGCCATTTTGGCAACTCGGCCGAGATCCAGTTCAGTAAGAAAACCATCTTGGACCATTACATCAACGAGATTTCTCCCTCTACAACttccaatctcaacaattcagaagctcttcaagaagagctTCACACGCATACccattcaacaaatcaaTTCGTACAAGATTCTTCATCCCAGTCTTCGACTACTTTGAGCCGCACTCGTTACAGAGTTGCAAGTACTATAGAGGAAATCCTCGCCGATGCATTCCATGTATTCATTGCCTGTCCAGACTTGTACTTTAATGATTTCCCGTTAATGTCTAGTGAAAGTTTGGGGAGCCAAAACCAAGATGAATTGTTGCACACAATTGTGCAGTTCTGTCAGGAGATTGTGGTACCATTGCGATATGCTttcaaaacaaaaagtgttatacaagaagattcaaGATTGTTCGACGCTGCCTGCGCCTTGTCCATGAGATTTGTAGACGAGGACACTGAACTCGTAGCGAAATACACTGTTTTATCTACATTTGCCAACTATACGACTTCAAACTACATCATTCAGTCAATTTGTGAGGCAGGAGTTCTGTTATCACTTACTGACCCTAAATTCAAGtctatcttcttgttcatcaacaagttcttaCAACGTAGGGAGGCGTTCAATCCTATAATATGCAGCAACAAGATCATATTGGATCCAAACACGAGCAGTGTATTTGAGTATGGAGGTGGTGTCGTCCATGCCATCGAGAAGATATTGCTCTTATCGTTGTGTACTCACGATATCCAATTCTACAACATCGCTAAGGTCACCATGAAATGGTACTGCAACGAAGTTAAGAAGCAGGCTCATTTGTATAAAAACAACGGACAGGATATCGACGAAAACTTGTTGTCTACATTTGAACAAGTCATTAACGACGATTTTGTCTTTACTGGGTTTGTCTCTTTGCATAAACGTTTTAGAAACATCTTGAGAGATGCAAAGCCTACCAAATCATTGTACCAGGTCTGGCTTGTTATCTACAATCGCTGGTTGGAGATGTTGGACAACAAAACATCCCTAAACGATGAGAACTTAGTGTTCAGACATTTTACTGGGTTTTTAGTTTCCACCTCGGGATGTTTCTTATCAGAAAAATTTTCCATTAATGATCCAGaccagaaggagaagtCGGCTAAGTACATTTCTGAGTTTTTTGACAAGTGCATTAGTCTTTTGACTTCACAGGACTTGGTCATAAGGGTAGTCGTAAAAGATGTTTTATCCAACGAATCACATTCGGATGTCTACCATTTGATATCCACAAAGTTGATGAATGTTGCCAACCAGTACTCGGAGAAGATGGTGTATAACGACGAGGCAGTTTTATACATAGAGCAAGCTTTAGTCATCATAACTACCATGATTTCAATCAGAAACGATGGTGCCTTCTTGTTGGTATCATTCTTACCTACGATTTGTGAATTCTTCTTAAAGTTTATTCTGATGCTTGATAACGTGACTGATCAATTGCgattgaaattgagattCTGCAAACTTGGGATTGTTCTAGAAACAAACAGATCCAATGTCGGCCTCCAGGGAGCCTTCAAGTTGAGGAATTTCTATGCGAAGGCATCTGCAGAATGGCTAGAATCATCTGTTTTTGGGGACGAGAATGGAGATGATTCTGTAAacacttcttcaaatgttTCAGTGAAGTCAGGTAAGGATTCAGAAATTGCCTACCTCAAAATAGACTTGGCTGTTCAATGCTCTAAGTGTCTTTCATTGCAAGTCGAAGAGATCGTCTTGGAAGTTCCTGATGGAACCAAGGATTCCGAGATAAGGAAGTACAAAGATATTGCCTTTGGCAACTACTTTTCGTTGTTCTACAAGATTATCCAGAAATATGCTGCTTCAAATATAACTTCAGGAAAGTCGAGACACAAGTTAAACCAAATTTCGGATCATGTGTTAAAGAGTATATCTAACATCCTACAATATGATACCGATATTGGAATGCAATTTGTGTTGCCTATGGGCTACCatgaaaacaaaaagattaGGTCTATTTTCCTCAATGTATTTTCAAATATGCTTGCGTCTAGAAAAAACAGAAAAGTGAAGgaagatttttcagaatctCTTACTCTGCAAATTACTGATTTACAGGATATATTTGGAGCTATTGCTGAGGtggcttcttcaactgaaCATAACCTTTTGGCGTCGTCTTTGTTTGGTATTTTCTCGTACacgaagaaattggatAATTTGTTCAAAGTTTTGTTGTACGATGAAGTGAACACCGTTTCGAGATCGACTGATATTTTTAGAAGAAACTCAGTGCTCACGAGATTGCTTTCAAATTATGCTAGAGACCACGGCTTGGATTACTTGGAAAATACGTTGAAACCAGtaattgaagatattgtaAATAATGAGGTtatttttgaagttgaaaaagtAGACCAGGGTGACTCTGTTGTTTTCATgaagtacttcaacaagttggtggATTCTATTGTGCTGTCAGCAGAATCACTTCCAGACTCGTTCAAGTTTATTTGTGCTGAGGTCTATAGATGCgttcagaagaagtttgaaGATGCTGCTCTAATTGCAGTGGGTTcatttgttttcttgagaTTTTTGTGTCCTGCCATTATCAGCCCAGAAGCTTTCTTTGGTATAAACGTAACAAACCCAAAGGTGAAAAGGACATTGATGCAATTAGTGAAAGTGCTACAAAATACGGCAAATGGCTCATTGGGTTTGTTGAAATGGCCCGGTTTAAGTTCGGAAGTCAACGAATTGAATAACGCGCAAAAGAAGATatttgaattcttgaagcaCGTTGCAACCCAAAAAGTCAACGGATACCCCTTCCAGCCACTTGAAACTAAACCAGTTGCTGAAATGAAGTATTTGTGCAAGTTTATTTACACGTATTTCACAAGCATTAAGACGAAATATCTCACAGGCAAGATTAATGGAAGTTTACACCACAAGGTGAGTAGCTTCAGAGTATTTGATAAGATTGTGAAGGAACTCGGTCATCCTAAGCCATCcgttcaacttcagatcACTTCTCCATTCAAGAACTATGATCCAAACAACAGCGCAAATAACCAGTACAATGATTTCATGACGAAGATGTCGATGAATCAGGTAGATAGACCGACCGATTACCCTGTGATTcacatttccatttttggTGATGGTACACCTGTTGTGACtgtcaatttcaagtaCCTCAAAAGCGTTGAAAATGACGTCTATTTGTTGGTGTATAAATTATTTGAGACTGCTTCTCAAGTTTGGGAGAATAAATTCTATATGGTGTTTGATTTTACTGAGTTCatttttcttccagaattAGGTGCATTGTACGTCAGTTTGGTGAAGACGTACGCCCCTGagcaattgttcaagaactgtGCAAGGATTTACTATTTCAATGTTCCAAGAAGCAATTATGAAGGACTTACTAAATCTATGAAAACGTTGAGAATGATTGGATATGAATACGGTACTAGAATCTATACTTACTCTCAAGTGGATTCTCCTGAAATCATTACCAAACTTTGCTTAGATCCCGATACACTTGCCATCTCTCGTGACACAAAGGTGACATTCAATCATGCAAAGTTGTATGACGTTGCCACAAAGGAATTCCTACCAATTAGTATCAGAATTGGTAGAAAATGGATTCAGATTTGTTCGGAGGATAGGGTTATCTTCAAAGGCGAATTAACGGTCACAGATAGCTTTGTTCCCGTAGATGTATATCGTTTAAGCGATATCACAAAATgtgaaatttcaagaacCACAGATCATGATGACGAATTCTCTATCTACTTGAACTACGAGCACCAAGTTGTATTGAGATCATACGAGAGACTGGAAATATTACGATTCTTGTATTTCACTACGTCACGTTTACCAAAGCAAGCTTCATTTGCCGAAGTAGACAAGGACATGGAACATGGTGAACATAAAATGCATTGGTTTGGACGTTTGTACAACATAGTCTTCCAAGGATTACTCTGtaacgatgaagatgtcagATCTTCTGCATCTATATTATTCGGATCATTGTCGACTTACTTTGATATAGATTTTCGTATCAAAAGCTCACATGCAAGAAGCCTTGCTTTTCCAGCAGATTCAACATCGTTTGTTGTATCTATATCCACTCATTTGGCGAGGGGTATTCCAGAAATGTCCTATAGATTCTTCAAGGCGTTTTTCGACAACTACGAGAAGTTGCCAGAAGAGAATAAGTTAAGTTCCATCATCTATATTTCTCCCTGGATCGACAATGTCTATGACTACATCTGTCTTGAGAATGAGGAGAATGGCCCAGGTAGAGTTGCGGAACTTGTAAGACAGTTCTGTAGAATTTCATTCTTGAATAAGGAACACATTGCATTCTTGAATGACtatatttggaagaaactCTTCTCAGAGCCTAGATTGGCTTCGACCTTAGTCGACGAAGTTGTTGCTTTCGCTATTGACAACAAGAACGACGGACCTGATTGGTCTTTCATCATTGCGGTTATCAGTCCCTCTATCGAAGTATGCGGAGAAGTGGTCTCAAGGTTGATAACCGCAGTTGgaaaagcaaagaagaaggattCAGCAATTGCGGCCAAGAGTAAGCTATTTGAGATTAGAgtattggtgaagatttgTGCTTcattgttcttcaactcatATGCTCTTGCAAGATTATATCTTCCTGATatcgtcttcttttgtACGCTTTTCATTGACAATATGTACTTGGATTTTGGTGCTGATTTGCAGAAGTTAGTGATCAACATTATCCAATCTTTCTTACACAAGCCGGATCTAAGCGACGATGAACAGCAGGTGGTTGATGAAACCATTGACTATTTCAGCAGTCAAAGGGCTAAAATGCTTTTTGGAGTCACCAGAGATATTTCCAACTCTGGTGCTGATGCCAGTCAACTTTATAATAGAGCATCTAACTTTGAAGTGTTGTGTGACTACTTGAATGATTTTATCGGTGCCTTAGGTTCAGCAGAAGATAAAACGACGTGGAGAGCCACTTGGTGTTCTTATGCTATAGATGTGGCTTTCTCGAAGGAGTCAACTTTCCAAAGTAGAGCTATTTTGGTTGTTGGCATTCTTTCGAAGTCTGGCATTAATGATTCCACCGCATGCAGAagtttgaagttgattgcCAATGGAGACATAAGTACTTTGGACTTCACAACAAGCATATCCATTGCAACTGCACGTATACTTGATGGTTTGCCAGCCACTTCGATCCTTCCACCGGTTCTTATATGGCCACAATTCTGTTTTGGATTGATGAATTGTGCTGCTATCTATCAGCCTTCTATTCAATGCTTGGTAACAGCAGTTGTGAAGATCATTGAGATTGGAAGTGACTATGTAGAGAAAGCTTTCCAGCAAAGGGTCTACTTGGAACCATACATTTCTGACTTTGAAAAGTCACACAATTATGAAATTACAAGAGAAAACTTTGGTGTTCACATATTCTTCACTTTGACTCAGGGATTGAGGGTGTCGCAATTCAGACATACGTCAGTGCATTGTTTGCAGAAGTATTTCAAGGTCAGATATAAGCACAGAGACAGAACATCGATTTCAGGATTTTTCATTTACAATAACGCCATTGCGTATTTGGTTTTCATTTACTTGAGTCTTTCTGACGCtgcatttgaagaatatttggaagaaattggtTTGGATACAGACTACGTTGTTGTGGCAGAGAATGTACGCCTTCCAAGCATATTGGTAGACTTCCTTTTGATGGATACTGACGCTCCACGAATAACGCTAATTCACGCAGCATACTTCTACGATTCGAAGTCCGTGGATAACTTATTCAAGACAAAATTCTTGCATATTTTTGACTATTTGTTCCAACAAAAGGCAGATATTGGATTCATGATCTACCACATTGTGAAGTCCACATTAGAggagaacttcttgaacactACATCATTGGATGTTGTTGACACTATTGCAAATATCATGAACATTGTTTATACCGCTCCGAATTACTCTGTTGAAGTGTACAAGAAACAGGTGAGAAAGGTATTGGAAGACAATAAGGTCACAGTGATTGGAGAAGACAAAACAATGAGAAAGGTCGATGACATCGACACAGAAGAAGGTTTCGAAGTCGCCATAGGAAGTGACATGAGAAAGCTACAAATGATGCTCTACAGAAGCGCATGTttgtttgttgaaggttCTAGATTGGAGGATTAA
- the REX4 gene encoding 3'-5' exonuclease has translation MSTLSSNWKNLSSKISKSPVTKKKATKPKTKSSSNKNDSKLIKAVEKSIAVNAPKANLSPIELTLWTKENEIKTDDIVNSNDEASKVSLIPQGNDHRKKEPGKYLSMDCEFVGVGPEGTESALARVSIVNFYGHTILDEFVKPREKVTDWRTWVSGVSPKHMNVAITFEEAQKRTADLLKNRILVGHAIHHDLEALFLSHPKSLIRDTSRHKPFRAIASGKTPSLKKLTSHFLKLEIQGAAHSSVEDARATMLLFRLHRREFEIQQRKLHR, from the coding sequence ATGTCCACCCTTTCtctgaattggaagaaccTTAGTTCAAAAATATCGAAGAGTCCTGTAACGAAGAAAAAAGCTACGAAACCAAAAACAAAATCTTCGTCTAATAAAAATGATTCGAAATTAATCAAGGCTGTTGAGAAATCCATAGCAGTCAATGCACCTAAAGCAAATTTATCACCTATAGAACTCACACTTTGGACTAAGGAAAACGAGATAAAAACTGATGATATTGTCAATAGTAATGATGAAGCTTCCAAAGTCTCTCTTATACCGCAGGGAAATGACCACCGAAAGAAAGAGCCGGGAAAGTATCTCAGTATGGATTGTGAATTTGTAGGAGTAGGACCAGAAGGAACAGAGTCTGCCCTTGCTAGAGTATCCATAGTGAATTTCTATGGCCATACAATCCTAGATGAGTTTGTAAAGCCTCGTGAAAAGGTCACCGATTGGAGAACTTGGGTTAGCGGTGTCTCTCCTAAACACATGAACGTAGCCATTACATTTGAAGAGGCACAGAAGAGAACGGCAGacttattgaagaacagaatcTTAGTGGGTCATGCCATCCACCACGATTTGGAAGCGTTGTTTCTTTCACATCCAAAATCGCTCATCCGTGACACATCCAGACACAAGCCTTTCCGTGCCATTGCTAGTGGTAAGACTCCTAGTTTAAAAAAGTTGACTCTGcatttcttgaagttggaaatcCAAGGGGCAGCTCATTCTTCGGTTGAAGATGCTAGAGCAACTATGTTATTGTTCCGCTTGCATCGTAGAGAGTTCGAAATTCAGCAAAGAAAACTTcacagatga